AAAGATAATCACACCCTTTGTAAATCTAATTTACAAATGTATATTGCATACAATAATAAACATTCTTCATCATATTTTGAAGGAAATTGAATACTATGTTGCCACTACCTCGCCCTCAGCTCTCAGGACAAAAGTAATTTTCACACCAGGCCAGcgctaacacacaaacactctaaGTGCACTGCAATCACTATTACAGTTAGCATGTATGTTGTACTATTATTAGCAGTAAGTATCATGCCATTATCTCATCATGGATAATAACACTGACAAAGGAAGTGTTTCTCTTGTGCCAACAgtcacaaacattcaaatcaATTAACAGACAGGAGATAagaaaactgtatttatattgttAAGAATAAGGACACATTTACATGATAGTGCACATACATTTACAGCACATATGTCCCATAGTAaaggaaatcttttttttattctgagaGGTTCATTAAAATATTCTTCCAACAGAGATGTAGAGTTTTTAAGTGACAGTGATCATTTTGACTCATCTGTTGAATTCAGCTCTGACAGCTGTGTAAGTAAAATGGATAACAGGATTTCAGCAAGATGAGATGTGAGGGTTTACGTACAAACAGGACCCTTAAATGATGACACATAGGGAACAAGCCACAGAAAGACATTTTCTACCCTCTTAGTGAGGGCCGTCTGTCATTCTAAccctggtgttttttttaacaagcaaACTAACATGCTATGGAAAAAAGTTCATGTTGTATAAAGAAGCACAAGGGCACAAGACAACAAATATTCAGCAACGTTAGGGGTGCTGGTGCAGTTACAGCTTAAACAAAAAGGGTAAAAATGTAACAACTTCtgtaagacaaaataaatacagtgattCATAAATTCCTGTACAGCCAAAAGCAGGAATTGGGGTTGGGGTTGTAAAGAAAATGTAGCATAATTACAGTCAAAAGCACCAAGAGAACAGCAAAGTCCTATTAAGGAGAAGTTTATAGCATCTGTCCCGTAAAATCAGCATCCTGGTGGAAGACCAGGCTCCCCACAAATGTAGATCATGATCCAAACAATCTGTGAAGATTGAAAACATTCAGCCAGTTAGAAAAGCAAGTTCACATCTCATTTCTAGGACTTTTTAAAAGGTATTGTGGGAAATATAGGAAATCACAAACTAAAGCAGGGTTGAAGTACAGGAGCCAGGATGAGCAGAGGAAAATGGGCTTACAAAACATTAAtagataaataacaaaataatctgtAAAAATGGAAAGGATTTTCACATTCCTACTTGAGACATCTACCTAAAAATGGCAACAGTGTCAGAAAGTCGTAGTCAAAAATGTAAGTATTTCTCAAGATGTTAAAGCCTGTTCACCATCACATCCAACTTTTACTTGTCTAAAGCTACATGTCAGCTAAAAGACAGTTACTCACAGAATCATGCAGAACATGATGAAGATGTTCCACAGAGCGATGAAGATCCGAAAGTATCGCAGGCTGAGCAGAAACTCCCTAATGTTGTCACCTGAAAGATAGACTGATTATTTATGTGGCAATGCTTTCAGGACTATAGGCACCAGTGAAACAgttcttttctttaattaacacacacgcacgcacgcacgcacacacacacacacacacacacacacacacacctgttgttGGTGCTCTGGACTCATCTCCAAATCCTTGGGactccttccttttcctgcaAAACAGCCACA
This DNA window, taken from Chelmon rostratus isolate fCheRos1 chromosome 4, fCheRos1.pri, whole genome shotgun sequence, encodes the following:
- the smim7 gene encoding small integral membrane protein 7; the encoded protein is MLGDLLIFGTLLVNAGAVLNFKLKRKESQGFGDESRAPTTGDNIREFLLSLRYFRIFIALWNIFIMFCMILLFGS